From the Lathyrus oleraceus cultivar Zhongwan6 chromosome 4, CAAS_Psat_ZW6_1.0, whole genome shotgun sequence genome, one window contains:
- the LOC127076439 gene encoding IAA-amino acid hydrolase ILR1-like 4, whose translation MSCSSFKFNTFHFCIIIFILHVFAATPVLSDNSSFNNFLEIAKTPEVFDWMVSIRRKIHENPELGYEEFDTSKLIRSELDKMGIPYKHPVAITGVIGFIGTGLPPFVALRADMDALPMQEMVEWKHKSKLSGKMHACGHDAHVTMLLGAAKILKHHEKEIQGTVVLVFQPAEEGGGGAKKILDAGALENVTAIFGLHIAPELPIGEVASRSGPILAGSGFFEAKISGKGGHAAIPQQAIDPILAASNVIISLQHLVSREADPLDSQVVTIAKFQGGSAFNVIPDYVTIGGTFRAFSKQSFNQLRQRIEEVIIGQATVHRCNATVNFLDGVKPFYPPTVNNGDLHEHFVNVAVNLLGINKVNSAMTPFMGSEDFSFYQEAIPGYFFMLGVKSVSHKRFESSLHSPYLEINEDGLPYGAALHASLASSYLLKHQQDVPGVERKYHDEL comes from the exons ATGTCTTGTTCTTCCTTCAAATTCAACACTTTCCATTTTTGTATCATCATATTCATTTTACATGTCTTTGCTGCAACACCCGTTTTGTCTGATAATTCCTCATTCAACAACTTTCTAGAGATTGCCAAGACTCCTGAGGTTTTTGATTGGATGGTCAGTATCAGAAGGAAGATTCATGAGAATCCTGAATTGGGTTATGAAGAATTTGACACAAGTAAACTGATCAGATCAGAATTGGATAAAATGGGTATACCTTATAAACATCCAGTTGCAATCACTGGTGTCATTGGTTTCATAGGAACTGGATTGCCTCCTTTTGTTGCTTTAAGAGCTGATATGGATGCTCTTCCTATGCAG GAAATGGTAGAGTGGAAGCACAAGAGTAAATTATCTGGAAAAATGCATGCGTGTGGTCATGATGCTCATGTTACCATGCTACTTGGTGCTGCAAAGATTCTCAAACATCATGAAAAAGAAATACAA GGAactgttgttcttgttttccaACCAGCAGAGGAAGGAGGTGGAGGGGCTAAGAAAATTCTAGATGCCGGTGCCTTAGAAAATGTTACAGCTATCTTTGGATTGCATATTGCTCCTGAATTACCAATAGGTGAAGTGGCCTCTAGGTCTGGTCCAATATTGGCAGGAAGTGGCTTCTTTGAAGCAAAAATAAGTGGAAAGGGAGGTCATGCCGCAATTCCTCAACAGGCTATAGACCCTATATTGGCAGCTTCTAATGTGATTATTAGCTTACAACACCTTGTTTCTCGCGAGGCTGATCCTCTCGACTCCCAG GTTGTGACAATTGCAAAGTTTCAAGGAGGTAGTGCTTTCAATGTTATTCCAGATTATGTCACAATTGGTGGCACCTTCCGAGCCTTTTCTAAACAAAGCTTCAACCAACTGAGGCAGAGGATTGAGGAG GTTATCATTGGCCAGGCTACGGTGCATAGGTGCAATGCAACTGTGAACTTCCTTGATGGAGTGAAACCTTTCTATCCTCCAACTGTAAACAATGGTGATTTACACGAACATTTTGTGAATGTTGCAGTGAATCTGCTTGGCATCAATAAAGTTAATAGTGCCATGACCCCATTCATGGGATCTGAAGATTTTTCTTTCTATCAAGAGGCCATACCTGGTTACTTTTTCATGCTTGGAGTGAAGAGTGTTTCGCATAAACGGTTTGAGTCATCATTACACTCACCTTATCTCGAAATCAATGAAGATGGACTCCCATATGGAGCTGCACTTCATGCATCATTAGCTTCTAGTTATCTTCTAAAACATCAGCAAGATGTACCTGGTGTTGAGAGAAAATATCATGATGAACTATAA
- the LOC127076440 gene encoding IAA-amino acid hydrolase ILR1-like 4: MSSSSFKLNSFHFCIIIFILHVFAATPILSDKFNKFLDSAKSPEVFDWMVGIRRKIHENPELCYEEFDTSERIRSELDKMGIPYKHPVAITGVIGFIGTGLPPFVALRADMDALPMQEMVEWEHKSKVAGKMHACGHDAHVTMLLGAAKILKHHEKDIQGTIVLVFQPAEEGGGGAKKILDAGALENVTAIFGLHIAPELPIGEVASRSGPIMAGSGRFEAKISGKGGHAAIPQQAIDPILAASNVIISLQHLVSREADPLDSQVVTIAKFQGGSAFNVIPDYVTIGGTFRAFSKQSFNQLRQRIEEVIVGQAAVHRCNATIDFLDEVKPSYPPTVNNGDLHEHFVNVAVNMLGINKVNSAVTPSMAAEDFSFYQEVMPGYWFWLGVKNASHKRLESLHSPYLEINEDGLPYGAALHASLASSYLLKHQQDVLGIERKYHDEL; the protein is encoded by the exons ATGTCTTCTTCTTCCTTCAAACTCAACAGTTTCCATTTTTGTATCATCATATTCATTTTACATGTCTTTGCTGCAACACCCATTTTGTCTGATAAATTCAACAAATTTCTAGACAGTGCCAAGAGTCCTGAGGTTTTTGATTGGATGGTCGGTATCAGAAGAAAGATTCATGAGAATCCTGAACTGTGTTATGAAGAATTTGACACAAGTGAACGGATAAGATCAGAATTGGATAAAATGGGTATACCTTATAAACATCCAGTTGCAATCACTGGTGTCATTGGTTTCATAGGAACTGGATTGCCTCCTTTTGTTGCTTTAAGAGCTGATATGGATGCTCTTCCTATGCAG GAAATGGTGGAGTGGGAGCATAAGAGTAAAGTAGCTGGAAAAATGCATGCTTGTGGTCATGATGCTCATGTTACAATGCTACTTGGTGCTGCAAAGATTCTCAAACACCATGAAAAAGACATACAA GGAACTATTGTTCTTGTTTTCCAACCAGCAGAGGAAGGAGGTGGAGGGGCTAAGAAAATCTTAGATGCTGGTGCATTAGAAAATGTTACAGCTATCTTTGGATTGCATATTGCTCCTGAATTACCAATAGGTGAAGTGGCCTCTAGGTCTGGTCCAATAATGGCGGGAAGTGGCCGCTTTGAAGCAAAAATAAGTGGAAAAGGAGGTCATGCTGCTATTCCTCAACAGGCTATAGACCCAATATTGGCAGCTTCCAATGTGATTATTAGCTTACAACACCTTGTTTCTCGCGAGGCTGATCCTCTCGACTCCCAG GTTGTGACGATTGCAAAGTTCCAAGGAGGTAGTGCTTTCAATGTTATTCCAGATTATGTCACAATTGGTGGCACCTTCCGAGCCTTTTCTAAACAAAGCTTCAACCAACTGAGACAGCGGATTGAGGAG GTTATCGTTGGGCAAGCTGCCGTGCATAGGTGCAATGCAACTATAGATTTCCTTGATGAAGTGAAACCTAGCTATCCTCCAACCGTAAACAATGGTGACTTGCATGAGCATTTTGTGAATGTTGCAGTGAATATGCTTGGTATCAATAAAGTTAATAGTGCTGTGACACCATCCATGGCAGCTGAAGATTTTTCTTTCTATCAAGAGGTCATGCCTGGTTACTGGTTCTGGCTTGGTGTGAAGAATGCTTCTCATAAACGGTTGGAGTCATTACATTCACCTTATCTCGAAATCAATGAAGATGGACTCCCATATGGAGCTGCGCTTCATGCATCATTAGCTTCTAGTTATCTTCTAAAACATCAGCAGGATGTACTTGGTATTGAGAGAAAATATCATGATGAATTGTAA
- the LOC127076441 gene encoding glycosyltransferase BC10 isoform X1, with product MLPTRLEEGKDPAAIATLRVTHSRQYPLRLLQFFLLFLIIGIAGSFLSMYMVRHFGIHNVAFVQSSSRKPCFQRPAVVENWFKAPSSLLHSMNDAELFWRASFSPRIQSYPFKRTPKIAFMFLTKGPLPMAPLWERFFKGHEKLYSIYVHSLPSYNADFPPSSVFYRRQIPSQVAEWGMMSMCDAERRLLANALLDISNEWFVLLSEACIPLHNFSIVYRYLSRSRYSFMGAFDEPGPYGRGRYEENMKPEINLSDWRKGSQWFEINRELAVRVVEDSTYYPKLRDFCVPHKCYVDEHYFQTMLTINTPQLLANRSVTYVDWSRGGAHPATFGKNDIKEEFFKKILQNQTCLYNNQPTSLCFLFARKFAPNALGPLLDLAPKVLGIGNSSHF from the exons ATGCTTCCTACTAGATTGGAGGAAGGGAAGGACCCTGCTGCAATAGCTACATTAAGAGTCACACACTCTAGGCAATATCCTTTGAGGCTTTTGCAGTTTTTCTTACTCTTTCTGATTATTGGAATTGCTGGTTCATTTCTTAGTATGTATATGGTTAGGCATTTTGGTATTCATAATGTGGCGTTTGTTCAATCGTCATCGCGTAAGCCTTGTTTTCAGAGGCCGGCGGTTGTGGAGAATTGGTTTAAGGCTCCTTCTAGTTTGTTGCATAGTATGAATGATGCTGAACTCTTCTGGAGAGCTTCTTTTTCTCCAAGGATTCAGAGTTATCCGTTTAAAAGAACTCCGAAAATTGCGTTTATGTTCTTGACTAAGGGACCTTTGCCAATGGCACCACTTTGGGAGAGGTTCTTTAAGGGACATGAGAAGCTTTATTCCATTTATGTTCATTCGTTGCCATCTTACAATGCTGATTTTCCGCCATCGTCGGTTTTTTATCGCAGACAGATCCCTAGCCAG GTGGCGGAATGGGGAATGATGAGTATGTGTGACGCCGAAAGAAGGCTTCTAGCAAATGCATTGCTTGACATCTCGAATGAATGGTTTGTTCTTCTATCAGAGGCCTGCATCCCTCTCCATAACTTCAGCATCGTATACCGATACCTGTCACGGTCAAGGTATAGCTTTATGGGCGCATTTGATGAGCCTGGTCCTTACGGAAGAGGACGCTACGAAGAAAACATGAAACCTGAAATCAACCTGAGCGACTGGCGTAAAGGGTCTCAGTGGTTCGAAATTAACCGCGAACTTGCAGTTAGGGTAGTTGAAGACAGTACTTACTATCCAAAACTCAGAGACTTCTGCGTCCCGcacaaatgctatgttgatgaaCATTATTTCCAGACAATGTTAACCATTAATACTCCTCAACTTCTGGCGAATCGGAGCGTCACTTACGTGGATTGGTCAAGAGGCGGTGCTCACCCGGCTACATTTGGGAAGAATGACATCAAAGAGGAATTCTTCAAGAAAATATTGCAGAATCAGACATGTCTTTATAATAACCAGCCAACATCACTTTGTTTCTTATTTGCTAGAAAATTTGCACCTAATGCTTTAGGTCCTCTGTTAGATTTAGCGCCGAAAGTTCTAGGAATAGGAAATTCGTCTCACTTCTGA
- the LOC127076441 gene encoding glycosyltransferase BC10 isoform X2, whose translation MLPTRLEEGKDPAAIATLRVTHSRQYPLRLLQFFLLFLIIGIAGSFLSMYMVRHFGIHNVAFVQSSSRKPCFQRPAVVENWFKAPSSLLHSMNDAELFWRASFSPRIQSYPFKRTPKIAFMFFKGHEKLYSIYVHSLPSYNADFPPSSVFYRRQIPSQVAEWGMMSMCDAERRLLANALLDISNEWFVLLSEACIPLHNFSIVYRYLSRSRYSFMGAFDEPGPYGRGRYEENMKPEINLSDWRKGSQWFEINRELAVRVVEDSTYYPKLRDFCVPHKCYVDEHYFQTMLTINTPQLLANRSVTYVDWSRGGAHPATFGKNDIKEEFFKKILQNQTCLYNNQPTSLCFLFARKFAPNALGPLLDLAPKVLGIGNSSHF comes from the exons ATGCTTCCTACTAGATTGGAGGAAGGGAAGGACCCTGCTGCAATAGCTACATTAAGAGTCACACACTCTAGGCAATATCCTTTGAGGCTTTTGCAGTTTTTCTTACTCTTTCTGATTATTGGAATTGCTGGTTCATTTCTTAGTATGTATATGGTTAGGCATTTTGGTATTCATAATGTGGCGTTTGTTCAATCGTCATCGCGTAAGCCTTGTTTTCAGAGGCCGGCGGTTGTGGAGAATTGGTTTAAGGCTCCTTCTAGTTTGTTGCATAGTATGAATGATGCTGAACTCTTCTGGAGAGCTTCTTTTTCTCCAAGGATTCAGAGTTATCCGTTTAAAAGAACTCCGAAAATTGCGTTTAT GTTCTTTAAGGGACATGAGAAGCTTTATTCCATTTATGTTCATTCGTTGCCATCTTACAATGCTGATTTTCCGCCATCGTCGGTTTTTTATCGCAGACAGATCCCTAGCCAG GTGGCGGAATGGGGAATGATGAGTATGTGTGACGCCGAAAGAAGGCTTCTAGCAAATGCATTGCTTGACATCTCGAATGAATGGTTTGTTCTTCTATCAGAGGCCTGCATCCCTCTCCATAACTTCAGCATCGTATACCGATACCTGTCACGGTCAAGGTATAGCTTTATGGGCGCATTTGATGAGCCTGGTCCTTACGGAAGAGGACGCTACGAAGAAAACATGAAACCTGAAATCAACCTGAGCGACTGGCGTAAAGGGTCTCAGTGGTTCGAAATTAACCGCGAACTTGCAGTTAGGGTAGTTGAAGACAGTACTTACTATCCAAAACTCAGAGACTTCTGCGTCCCGcacaaatgctatgttgatgaaCATTATTTCCAGACAATGTTAACCATTAATACTCCTCAACTTCTGGCGAATCGGAGCGTCACTTACGTGGATTGGTCAAGAGGCGGTGCTCACCCGGCTACATTTGGGAAGAATGACATCAAAGAGGAATTCTTCAAGAAAATATTGCAGAATCAGACATGTCTTTATAATAACCAGCCAACATCACTTTGTTTCTTATTTGCTAGAAAATTTGCACCTAATGCTTTAGGTCCTCTGTTAGATTTAGCGCCGAAAGTTCTAGGAATAGGAAATTCGTCTCACTTCTGA